The Stenotrophomonas rhizophila genome has a window encoding:
- a CDS encoding SOS response-associated peptidase family protein, translating to MCYSAQIRADYTKLVREFGAAISLDEFAQLYAHDAGKQRPKTPKAMDDGFAGARTAQGQDIVAKIQQWHAEEMQALDEEIRLQSARRKQAEESLAHRPTQKARNDIRIAGNRVDRAQARLADLHRTGLLPRDSRIFPGVYAPVIVSEHGQRVIKPMRYQCRLPDKPARNDALYSGTYNARRDSLEAYWKNAFGHHHGVVVVQSFYEHVPRHALEQRSLAPGENPRNVVLEFRPQPPRDLLIACLWSEWEGPEGRLLSFAAITDDPPRDVAAAGHDRCIVPIRRENLDAWLNPDPQDLAALYRILDDREPVELDYAEAA from the coding sequence ATGTGCTATTCCGCCCAGATCCGCGCCGACTACACCAAGCTGGTTCGTGAGTTCGGCGCCGCCATTTCGCTGGACGAGTTCGCCCAGCTCTACGCCCATGACGCCGGCAAGCAACGCCCCAAGACCCCAAAGGCCATGGACGACGGCTTTGCCGGTGCGCGCACCGCGCAGGGCCAGGATATCGTGGCGAAGATCCAGCAATGGCATGCCGAAGAAATGCAGGCGCTGGACGAGGAAATCCGCCTCCAGTCCGCACGCCGGAAGCAGGCCGAAGAAAGCCTGGCGCACCGCCCCACCCAGAAGGCCCGCAATGACATCCGCATTGCCGGCAACCGCGTTGACCGGGCCCAGGCACGCCTGGCCGACCTGCACCGCACCGGCCTGCTGCCGCGCGACAGCCGCATCTTCCCCGGCGTATACGCCCCGGTGATCGTGTCCGAACATGGCCAGCGCGTGATCAAGCCGATGCGCTACCAGTGCCGCCTGCCCGACAAGCCCGCGCGCAACGACGCGCTCTATTCGGGCACCTACAACGCCCGCCGCGACAGCCTCGAGGCTTACTGGAAGAACGCGTTCGGCCACCACCACGGCGTTGTCGTCGTGCAATCGTTCTACGAACACGTGCCCCGCCATGCGCTGGAACAGCGCAGCCTGGCACCGGGCGAGAATCCACGGAACGTGGTGCTCGAATTCCGCCCGCAGCCACCGCGCGATCTGTTGATCGCCTGCCTGTGGTCGGAATGGGAAGGCCCTGAGGGCCGCCTGCTCTCGTTCGCCGCCATCACCGACGACCCCCCGCGCGACGTGGCCGCAGCCGGGCATGACCGCTGCATCGTACCGATCCGACGCGAAAACCTGGATGCGTGGCTGAATCCAGATCCGCAGGACCTGGCCGCGTTGTACCGCATCCTGGACGACCGCGAGCCGGTCGAGCTGGATTACGCCGAGGCGGCGTGA
- a CDS encoding response regulator, with protein sequence MSALQGLRVLVVENDAMSASLLEMQLMHAGAVMVGPASSVAEALRLIEEAAPQIVLLDYRLANHETSDPVADALTALGIPFVVATGMAHFQLPEAFRAGRVLTKPYLAVELNQALTAALQDHAASA encoded by the coding sequence ATGAGCGCGTTGCAGGGTCTGCGGGTACTGGTGGTGGAAAACGACGCGATGAGCGCGTCGTTGCTCGAGATGCAGCTGATGCACGCGGGTGCGGTGATGGTCGGGCCGGCGTCGTCGGTGGCCGAGGCACTGCGCCTGATCGAAGAGGCTGCGCCGCAGATCGTTCTGCTGGATTACCGCCTGGCCAATCACGAGACCAGCGACCCGGTCGCCGATGCACTGACCGCGCTTGGCATTCCCTTCGTGGTGGCCACCGGCATGGCGCATTTCCAGCTGCCCGAGGCGTTCCGCGCGGGCAGGGTGCTGACCAAGCCCTATCTGGCCGTTGAGTTGAACCAGGCGCTGACCGCTGCGCTGCAGGATCACGCCGCCTCGGCGTAA